The genome window TCGCCGCCGCGGCGAAGCGAGTTCCTGCTTGATAGCCTGTTTATGAACAGCCGGCCCTTCTCAATGGAGCGGCCGTTGGTAGAAGAAGACCCCTTTCCCGATAGGAGGGGGTTTACTGAATGTTTACTGCCAATATCAGGAAAGTACTAGGAAAATGGCAGGGCTTTCCTAGTACTCTCACAGATTCCGACACAAAAACGTGGCGTGATCAAACCAGCTACCCAACTATAACCTAAACCAATTAAGATGAACTCGTAACAACCCGAAAGGCTTCAAATGCCACCCAATAAAATCAACAAGTTACAAGACGAATCACGTCCGTCGAGCGGGTTGTTGCGAGACCGACAATTAAAATTATTAACCAAACCAGCATGGTAGTGTTAGGAGACTCTCTGAGGAGGTAAGAAATGATAGCGGTAAACAGATATCAGACAGTCAACATCGGCGAGGCGGCGCGCCTGACGGGTGCATCGGTAAACCAGATCCGCTATTTCGCGGAGCAGGGCTTAATCCCTGCCCCGGATAGGGTGGTATGCGGAGAAGGATCGTACCGCCAGTACAGCCCGGCGGACCTGGACAAGGACCACACCCTTCAGGCAGCCGCCAGGATGGCCCAAGCAGAAAGGAGGAAACAGCCATGAAAAAAACAAAAAAAGGGTTACAGGCTGAAAACCTGTAACCCTTGGTAGTTTTGGTACGCCCGGCAGGATGGTCTTCCAACAAAACGTCAGACGCTGGTATCTCTATATTTTCATCGGTCTCAACTGGGAGTTTGAAGCCGAGGTGTTGTTGGTACGCCCGGCAGGATTGTCTTCCAACAAAACGTCAGACGCTGGTATCTCTATATTTACTCCGGTCTCAACTGGGAGTTTGAAACCGGAGAGTTTTTTTGGTACGCCCGGCAGGATTCGAACCTGCGACCTACGGATTCGTAGTCCGGCACTCTATCCAGCTGAGCTACGGGCGCATGAATTGCGAGAGTATATACCTCAAAACAACCTATTCCACAAGCATGATTTGCAGCCGACCGGGCCCCTATTCCTTGATAAAATCGATCCGCTGATCGGCCGGATTCATCCCCGGGTCCGCAATCACCCGGATCTCCACCCGGGATTTCCGCTCCATCTCCACCAACTCGTTGCGCTTCTGGTTGAGCAGGTACTGGGCCACCTCCATGGGGAGGCAACACTCCACCCGCACCACCTTTTTCCGGTTGATCCCGGTCTGGATCTGACGCAGGTAGTAGAGGGCCTGGGTCTCCACCGAGCGGATCATGCCCCGGCCCTGGCAATGCTCGCAGAACCGGTAGCTGCCCATCTGGATCGGCGCGCCCATCTTCTGACGGGAGATCTGCATCAGCCCGAACTTGGAGATCCGGCTGATGTCCACCTTGGCCTTGTCCCGCTTCATGCTGGCCTTGACCTTTTTCTCCACCTCCCGGATATGGCGCTGGTTGCGCATATCAATGAAATCCACCACGATCAGGCCGCCCAGGTCCCGGAGCCTGAGCTGGCGGGCCAGTTCGGCGGCCGCCTCCATGTTGACCAGGAAGATGGTCTCGCTGAAATTCTTGTCCTTGGAGGTACGGCCGGAGTTGACGTCGATCGCCACCAGGGCCTCGGTGGGGTTGATCACGATCGACCCGCCCGAGGGCAGCGGCACCACCGGCTGGTAGATCTGCTCGATCTGCTCTTCCAGGTCGTAATGGTTGAACAGGGGCCGGGCGCCCTTGTGCAGCTGGACCTTGGTCCGGCGCTGTTTGGGCGGCAGCAGGGCCAGAAAATTGTTGACCTGCTCGTAGGCCTCCTGGCTGTCCACCAGGATCTCCTCGATCTCCGGGGTGAAATGATCGCGCAGGAACTTGGCGATGATGTCCTGATCCTGGTAGATCAGGCAGGGCGCCTGCATGGTCTGGCCGCGCTTCTTGACGTCCTCCCACAGCCGGAGCAGATAGCGCAGGTCCTTGCCCAGGGCGGTCTTGGTAATGTCCTTGCTCGCGGTGCGGATGATGTAGCCGATGCCATCGGGCAGCTTGAAGCTGTCCATCATCTCCCGGAGCTGGTTGCGCTGTTCCTCGCCCTCGAGCTTGCGGGAAATGCCGGCCGAGTCGCTGCCGGGCATCAGTACCAGGGAGCGGCCGGGCAGGGAGAGGTAGGTGGTCATGCTGGCGCCCTTATTGCCGGTAACCTCCTTGACCACCTGGACCAGCACCTCCTGGCCCTTGTGCAGGACCTTGCGGATATCCAGGTCCCGCCAGTTGGTGGTCACCGCCTGCTCGGTATCGATATCAAAATATTCGGGATGGATCTCGTTAAAGGGCAGAAAACCGTTCTTACCGGTGCCGATATCCACGAACGCCGCCTGGAGGTTGAGTTCAACGGCAGTGATCCTGCCCTTGTAGATATTGTTCTTGGTCTGCTCGCGGACCACGGTGTTGACGTGAAAGGACTCGATCCTGCCGTCCTCGACCAGGGCGATCCGGCACTCCTCCGGCTCCTCGGCATTGATCAACAGCTTGACCCGCGGCCCGTTCTGCTCCTTGGCAGCCGGATCCTTCCCAGGGTCGGCCGCCTTTTTCTTCCGGCCCCCGGACTTGGCCTCTGGTTTTGCCACTGCCGCCGCGGCCGGGGTCTCGGCCGGGGTCTCGTCGGTGCCGGTGGTTTCGGTTGTCCCGGCCGCGTCACCCTCCCGGGGCTTGGGCCTGGGTTTACGCCGCGGCCGGCGCCGGGACCGGCTTCTCGGTTTGGCTTTGGCAGCTTCCTTGTTTTCCTCCGCTGCCTCACCACCGGCGGACGGCGCCGGGGCCGCCTTTTCTTCGACCGGGACCGAGGCCTCTACCTGTTGTTCCTTGTCCGGGGCTATTTCATTTTCTCTTGATTCTTTTTCATCTTCATTCTCATTCATACAACCTGAACCT of Desulfobacterales bacterium contains these proteins:
- a CDS encoding MerR family transcriptional regulator, yielding MIAVNRYQTVNIGEAARLTGASVNQIRYFAEQGLIPAPDRVVCGEGSYRQYSPADLDKDHTLQAAARMAQAERRKQP
- a CDS encoding Rne/Rng family ribonuclease; the encoded protein is MNENEDEKESRENEIAPDKEQQVEASVPVEEKAAPAPSAGGEAAEENKEAAKAKPRSRSRRRPRRKPRPKPREGDAAGTTETTGTDETPAETPAAAAVAKPEAKSGGRKKKAADPGKDPAAKEQNGPRVKLLINAEEPEECRIALVEDGRIESFHVNTVVREQTKNNIYKGRITAVELNLQAAFVDIGTGKNGFLPFNEIHPEYFDIDTEQAVTTNWRDLDIRKVLHKGQEVLVQVVKEVTGNKGASMTTYLSLPGRSLVLMPGSDSAGISRKLEGEEQRNQLREMMDSFKLPDGIGYIIRTASKDITKTALGKDLRYLLRLWEDVKKRGQTMQAPCLIYQDQDIIAKFLRDHFTPEIEEILVDSQEAYEQVNNFLALLPPKQRRTKVQLHKGARPLFNHYDLEEQIEQIYQPVVPLPSGGSIVINPTEALVAIDVNSGRTSKDKNFSETIFLVNMEAAAELARQLRLRDLGGLIVVDFIDMRNQRHIREVEKKVKASMKRDKAKVDISRISKFGLMQISRQKMGAPIQMGSYRFCEHCQGRGMIRSVETQALYYLRQIQTGINRKKVVRVECCLPMEVAQYLLNQKRNELVEMERKSRVEIRVIADPGMNPADQRIDFIKE